The genomic stretch AttctttaaaagtttttttgaaattattttcaattgttttttttagatttatgatattttataaatttaatataaaatgtttatttttctcttcacattttccaagataaagaaattcttttctaatttactacaatttatcaaatttttccaaatgttcCAGATTTTACAAcgcatatatatttttttggatatattgaaattttcaagtcatctcaaatttttgttttattttaaaattttccagattttttaagacgaatatttttttagcttttttgAGCAAtcttcacatttttattttttttttaacaatttatcgcatttttcgacattattcgTTATTTAATTCAGTTTGCACtcgattgtcaatttttcataatttttaacgaagtttttcattgatatttgatatttttttgatttaatctTTTCAGGCACTTGGCCAACTTTCAGTCCTAATTTAACCGAAGAGCAAGCGGAGCAAATAATTGTATTGGCTGTGGAAAGTGGAATAAACGTCTTCGATTTATCAGAAGCTCATTCAGGtaatttctttctatttaaaaaaaatatcaaaatatccaACATTTTCCTTCGATATAATCCGTTGTCCCAAACCGACATTAACAAGCTTTTTCTTTCACTCGACGTTATCCATACGCCCTTTCCAAATCAACAATGTACACACCATCTCCAAATATTACTGGCGATTCAGCATGTTTTAGGTAGGAATTAGTCACAAAAGTTATTCAGATTTAGCACCgatggattttttttgttataaataattagatGCTTTTATTTAGGTACACGAGCTGAAGTAGAATTAGGTAGAATTTTATCGAGAAAAGGATGGAAAAGGACGAGTTATATTGTgactacaaaaatttattggagCACGAGGTAGGTTTACctaattttgtttgaaattaaaaatttgtataatttttctctcaattttcggacttttttaaaattttttcgtgttatttgtttttcaaaagttccattattttcatcacaaatttccaagttttctagattatttcaatttcgtgatttttagattttttcttttactaatttttcgattttgtttagtttttcaCCGAAATAGTTAATTTATCATAGgagtttttcgttttttcttctttttttttcgttttccgttaatttgttctaattattttgattattccaattattcttttctacttttctccaaatttttagacattttcttattatctatcattttcctgattttttcattaattttctataattttcatttgaaattctaaatttctgttatttattattaaattttccatttttttctacttttctccAAATTTTTAGACATTCTCccgtttataataattttccgAATTTCTAccataattctcatcaattttttacctgaaattctcaatttctattttttattatagaattttccaaatatttttgataattctcgtttattctaaaatttttaatcattcatatttttaaatttcaactaTCATCGTAATCCCAACCACGACATAACTAATTTATAGAcgtataattattatattaaatccAACTTTGAAACAATTAACTCAACTATTCATCTCCCTTTTCTTCCTGTATCATATTTCCAGCCATACACTATTTGTGTGTTAAGTTGACGTTAACTTTACAAAGGGAATCCCTCTTGACGTTACGTCATTTCCTTTTAGATCCCAATTTACGTGTGTCTATGTTCACAATCGCTTTTGAGGCTATAAAACAACTATAATAGCTTTAGATCTGGCAACCCTCATAATAACTAAAGACATATGTCAATTATCTCCCTCtaatttctatttcaaattttaaatatattaaagctgaaatcaaacaaatattCGTATTTCAGATCGGAAGAACGCGGTTTGTCACGTAAACACATCATAGAAAGCGTCAAAGCGAGTCTGGTCCGACTGCAATTGTCTTATATCGATGTCGTCATCGTTCACAAAGCCGATCCGATGTGTCCGATGGAaggtaaataactatttttatatttacgtcGATCATTCAATTACCTTTCTACGAAAATCGATAGCGTTTTATTCGGAATCGATTATACTTTGATGTTTGATGCACAGAGTAGGCTTCAGTTCACATtcgaatataaatattaaatttaaacttatgATTTTTGACTCACTCTATATTGGATATGTCTTCAAATATTTcgtttcgattaaattttgttatttgatataCAGAGTAGGCTTCAGTTTACATTcgaatttaaatattgaatttgaacaaattttcgatttttggtCGTAAAAATTCgaacaattgatttttttatataagtttataaaaatcgattgagCAGAACCTGCGTTTAAGTTATATTTGTTTTCCAGAGGTGGTTCGAGCTATGCATTACGTCATCTGTCAGGGTTGGGTAATGTATTGGGGTACGGCGCGTTGGTCACCCGTTGAAATAATGGAAGCCTACACCAATTGCAGACAATTCAACTGCGTCACACCAATAGTTGAACAAACCGAATATCACATGTTCTGTCGCGAAAAAACCGAACTTTACATGCCGGAACTTTACAACAAAATAGGAGTTGGTGAGgactcatttatttttcttcattttaacgaaaaattcgTCTCCTTACACCGGTCCTGTTTTTTTAAGTGTAGAGATGAGAATTTACATCGCTTCCAAAATAAcagttattttcgaaattctgtATAGGTTTGATGGCTTGGTCGCCGATCTCTATGGGGTTCACTCAAGGTCGCGACGACGGAAGCGGAAGTGGAGGCGGCGGTAGCGTTCAATTATTTTCGCGcgctagttttaaaaataaatacagcTCCTTCTCGTGGACTGAAGATGAAACTACCGCCACCAATAAAGAGGTAAAAATTACGAGGCAttgaaaatttggtatttttatggAATTGTTTGTTTGCAGAGTTACAGTTGGATGAAAGATAGGCTGCAACCAGACGAGTCGAGAAAACAGGCGGAAAAAATACGGGAGCTGAGCGCGTTGGCGGAAAAATTGGGATGCTCTTTGTCCCAATTGGCCATAACGTGGTGTTTGAAGAACGAGTCCGTTCAATGTTTATTGTTAGGGGCTAATTCGGTCGATCAGCTCTACGAAAGTATACAATCCTTACAGGTAATTATCAAATTTACaatatactcaaaaaaatcCCATCGACAGaacgttataatttttttgatataacctCGTATAACGACCTAACATTATAGTCTTCTTGACATGACcctgtttataaacaaaatgttgTCTTTTTACATGACCTTGTATAATATACAAATGTTCTAGTCGATTTGACATAACCTCGTATAATAATCGAACGTTATATTCTTTCGGACACTACCTGCTATAATgacagaataaaatattttttcgacaTGACTCCGTATAAAAATTGaacgttaaaatttttattaaatgaccTCATATAACGATCTGACATTATAGTCTTGACATGACCCTGTATAACGACCGAATGTTATAATCTATTTGATATGTCTCcgtataataatcaaaattaaactctTTTTGATATAACCCCGTATAATAACCGAACGTTATAGTCCTTTTACAATTTACAAATGTTATAGACTTTTTGACATGACCTCGTATGATTAAATAACGTTATATTCTTCTCGACATGACCCTgtatatcaacaaaatattgtcTTTTAATATTACCTTGTATAATGAACAAATGTTATAGTCGATTTGAAATAACTTCGTATAATAATCGAACGTTGTAGTTTTTTGTACACTACCTggtataataacaaaataaaacatttttttgacatgACTCCGTGTATAGACCAAACGTTATAATCTTTTTGACATAACCCCGTATACCGACTTGGTTGGGGGGCTGGTTCCCTCATTTTTTTCCGTGGTTGCGTATGACGTAACGTTTACGAAGATAAGTTATCTCTATAGTGTCTTTTCCTTCACACCCCGTATAATGGATACAcctttttaatgtatttttggtatcaaactattattttttaaagatttttaactATACCTTGTACATGACAAAGTATTTGCTTTTTGATATCGACTATAATAACTATGAAGGTTTTTGATGTAATCTCCTTTAGCCCCCGtataaataacttattttccacatttttttatgatattgcCACTCCAAAAACACGtttgttaacaaaatttttcaaatgataccTTATTTATTAAACAACATTTCTACGCTACtgatttttacttaaaaaacaatttaataggAGCTATTGACATTTCCTTTGTTATAATACCATGGTATTTTTTTGATTCgattaaatatgtcaaatttctaaatttatctTTCACGGAACTGTCCAAATTTTCGTAATAAGCAAATATGGAACAAATCGATAGAAAAAAGAAGGTAAAAACCATAATTATACCACAAGGAGCGTTCGATGCTAACGATACGATAGTTCTGAAAGTGCCCAAGACGCAGAATCAATCGTCGCGTGCAACCAGAAGATCTGTTCCCCCGCAATCGCAATTCGTCGAACAGCATTACGCTCCTCAGGATACGTGGCGAGCCGAAAGACCGTCTAGAATACCCGATCAAAATTATAACAGGAACTACGTCGAAGGTCAACACGAAAGCGGGAATTATACTACGGAACCTGCTAGAACCAATAAAAACTACCCGCAACGAATTAATAACGTGAGAGAAAGTGGATACACTTTTCGAGCTTTTCCCGACGAAACAAACTATACTTTAGCCCAGCAAGAAGTACCTCAAGATAAGGCCCAACGGTCCGGTCAAGATAATCAAGGTGAGTGGGATGGAGATCTGgtagaaaaatacaaacaaacGCTCTTAAAcgaaaattatcaatatcaaGGTTATCCAGAAGGTCCGGTTCAAGCTCAAGAAGATTTTGGAGATAAGTACCAGAACTACTATCCTGATTACCATGAATATCAGGAGaactaaagaaatttatttgtttcatgttgttaaatttaatcattttgtcTGAAATTAAAGtaccaacaattttttatttggtttttatatttatcgaaAGTGATAACACCCCCCCCCACACTTTAACTAAAAGGTGAATAATCTTCGACGGACGTATATGATAGGTTTGTTCCGATCTGCTAATCCGAACCGTTCTTTTCGATATTTTTGCGTAATTTCCGGCTATGCACGTTCACAAACGATGCATTAGTCGGTTGGAACAAAAAACAAGAATCGTTTGTATAACTTACAACTGCCATATTGGAACACAAAATCTATactgcgcagaatcgtcactgTATCCACGACAGTTTTTGATGTGTGGTAACAGACCTAACGTATACgaatattaattttactaaATGTCTGgccattttgatttaattaatttcatttatatagaaAGAAAACTGTttggaatataataaaaaaataatatattaacttTTCATTGATTATACCAGTCgaattataaaacaacaaaattgaatttttgtaaagatttcttcgattttattgaatttgagAAACTTAAAAAATAGACAATTGGTAGGAATAACAGTTAATTTAGGTGgataattgagaaaaatcgtattgtcaaaataaaattgaaacgtCATCGTCATAACTGCCTATATTCCCATATTTGATATCTGACATTCTATGATGCTTTGCAGAAAACTATAATTGCaacgtcttcttctttttcgtttcCTGGTCTTAACTATCTGATTGCTTCAGTCACATTCcttttttataactaatatatgttttttaacTATGAATACtttattaaaactttgttttaaGTATTTATTGATCACACTTTTTATATCGAACGTTTTATAACCACGCAATTCAACCTGCAATTTGTATCAGGCTAGTGTTCAATTATAGGTAGTATAGGAGTCCATACACTATAATAATTGACATCTATTTATTGAAGATAACGAATTTCAGTGAAACGTCAAGATTTGAGGAAAAATACGTGAAAATAGGATCAATtggtgaaaaaaagttataattaaaatgtgataCAACGTTTGatataaaacaatgaatatattaaattaattatttaacgattattaatatatttttttatatatcaaaagtgTTCGTTATTCAACCACCTACCCTGCAACTGGTACCGTCTAATGTTCAATTACAGTTAGTATAGGAGTTCATACactatattatttgaaaataatctaTCAGGTAATGAGACACGTTAATTTTTGAAGTAGGGAATTTGAAAATAGGGTTAATTCgacaaatgaattaaaaaaaattgcaggAGGTAAGATTTAGCTACGAggtgataaaatatttgatataaaatataatttatacagTTATTTCATTACaggtatataattttttgtatatttttgatatatcgtcgttttattcatattttcagttGATTCCGAAACTTAACACAAATATGGTAGCCGAAATCGAAcgtattttagaaaataaaccgACCCGACCTCCGATGGTATCCACTTTGGCGCTAAGATGACAATCAATGTGCCCCCCCGGTTCCATAAGGTGAATTACTCTGTTCCACAATGATaaagataaataattaaatccGGATTTGTTTCAGTGGTAATCAGGGAGGCACTAGCGCGGCCTGCAGTCCCAAAGGCGACGAAGTAAGTAACGCCGACACCGACGCCaaagaaacccaaaaacttCCGTTCTGCGAAATTCAGTGACAAAAGGCCACCGAGTTTGTAAAAACTCGTAAAAGTAAAACTCCCGATGAAAAACCGACGGTAAAAGAGAAGGTCAGATGGTCGTATAGCCCCGATGAAGGTCCGAAATGCACAACCGAAACGTTCATTAcgagaaaaaaggaaaagaaaatagCTTCGAGTCCGGTGCCGGTATGAAAACGGAGGAATTTCGAGGACGAGgtgctcatttgaaatatttgtttcttaatAACGTTAATCGTCATTTTAGCTACGGCggctttttatataaaacgccAAACTGCttgtttttgtcgatttttaaaaattttgatcgaaaaaaaaatgaattttatcgCTAAAAGGACTATAACTTTAGTCCAGAACTGAATATagttctataataaaataaacgcgatttaaataatataatacaatttttagaGAAATAAAATTACGTACGCCACTGATTAAATACGATCTAAGCTATCACAATACCCATGACTTTCGAACGTTATCACTGCTTATTTGTTTTAGGAAAGTTTTCCAAGTTACAAGTGTTTTTTCTCGTCatatttttctaagaaaaaaaaatccacCACTATCGGAGTAGTTTTTatactgtatataaaaatctgatttcaaacaaaacaaaaatcagaaTAAAACAATCATGGCGatctataaaataataaattcgaggcgtgttttctaataatacaaagtcgtgttaaaaaaattcatctatCAATAAGAAGACTTGATAAAAAATATCGCGACGTAAATTTCCCTCTCGACtagttataatttgaattaatatcgTTACAGTTTCGTATCACAATATGGCGTATTAAATACACTCAGTGACGTGTGCAGTTTTACGAGGGGTATACTATATTATACAATTAGTGTtcttatttgtaaatataaatgaagatgtttttaaattatattaaacaaaCTTGAAATAAGGTAACGATAAACCTCTGTGAATATTTGTGATCcgaactaaatttaaaaataacaacgaTCTTTTTGTCCAATATAAttggtataaataaatttgatgatgGAATGTTGTATTTCAACGAAAGTTGTTCGTGTACAGGAATATA from Diorhabda sublineata isolate icDioSubl1.1 chromosome 5, icDioSubl1.1, whole genome shotgun sequence encodes the following:
- the LOC130444738 gene encoding voltage-gated potassium channel subunit beta-2 isoform X2; this translates as MLHNTSDILCWYLSILNCNLRCRAPIASLDCMEEFSAGSGLSGLAERGGTGDSTITKEQLLLSGLTHSAPTVPLQLTRQTSVTPGLRYRNLGKSGLRVSNIGLGTWPTFSPNLTEEQAEQIIVLAVESGINVFDLSEAHSGTRAEVELGRILSRKGWKRTSYIVTTKIYWSTRSEERGLSRKHIIESVKASLVRLQLSYIDVVIVHKADPMCPMEEVVRAMHYVICQGWVMYWGTARWSPVEIMEAYTNCRQFNCVTPIVEQTEYHMFCREKTELYMPELYNKIGVGLMAWSPISMGFTQGRDDGSGSGGGGSVQLFSRASFKNKYSSFSWTEDETTATNKESYSWMKDRLQPDESRKQAEKIRELSALAEKLGCSLSQLAITWCLKNESVQCLLLGANSVDQLYESIQSLQLIPKLNTNMVAEIERILENKPTRPPMVSTLALR
- the LOC130444738 gene encoding voltage-gated potassium channel subunit beta-2 isoform X1, coding for MSQIALCNYTNNDNNNNNDNISEDSSQLPTIYRCRAPIASLDCMEEFSAGSGLSGLAERGGTGDSTITKEQLLLSGLTHSAPTVPLQLTRQTSVTPGLRYRNLGKSGLRVSNIGLGTWPTFSPNLTEEQAEQIIVLAVESGINVFDLSEAHSGTRAEVELGRILSRKGWKRTSYIVTTKIYWSTRSEERGLSRKHIIESVKASLVRLQLSYIDVVIVHKADPMCPMEEVVRAMHYVICQGWVMYWGTARWSPVEIMEAYTNCRQFNCVTPIVEQTEYHMFCREKTELYMPELYNKIGVGLMAWSPISMGFTQGRDDGSGSGGGGSVQLFSRASFKNKYSSFSWTEDETTATNKESYSWMKDRLQPDESRKQAEKIRELSALAEKLGCSLSQLAITWCLKNESVQCLLLGANSVDQLYESIQSLQLIPKLNTNMVAEIERILENKPTRPPMVSTLALR